A part of Periplaneta americana isolate PAMFEO1 chromosome 17, P.americana_PAMFEO1_priV1, whole genome shotgun sequence genomic DNA contains:
- the LOC138692850 gene encoding dehydrogenase/reductase SDR family protein 7-like, which produces MKQNIESTWSLVGWILGCVSLTVSIPWLIYQLIGGINSRRARCKLKEKVVMITGASSGLGESLAHSFYKAGCRVILSARRQNELERVRNDLLAMHVTVPTHPPVILPLDLSDLNSLPERITQALAIFGHIDVLIHNGGISNRGDILSTNVDVAIKVMVVNYFGQMALTKAVLPSMIDRRSGHIVTISSVQGRIAIPYRSAYAASKHALQAFYDTLRAEIAKYNITVSVISPGYIATAMSINALTGSGEQYGAMDESTASGYKPEYVAEKILLAVAESKKELIIAPLAPRLAILIRTIAPSLYFWIMKRRAERAVN; this is translated from the exons ATGAAGCAGAACATTGAAAGTACATGGTCCCTCGTCGGATGGATATTAGGATGTGTATCCTTAACAGTTTCAATTCCTTGGCTAATTTACCAGCTGATCGGTGGTATAAATTCAAGACGTGCAAGATGCAAACTGAAAGAAAAG GTTGTTATGATTACTGGAGCTAGTTCGGGATTGGGAGAATCTCTTGCACATTCCTTCTATAAAGCTGGTTGTCGAGTTATTTTATCAGCAAGACGTCAGAATGAACTTGAGCGAGTAAGGAATGATTTGCTCGCCATGCATGTG actGTTCCTACACATCCACCAGTAATTTTACCTTTGGATTTGTCGGATTTGAATTCTCTTCCAGAACGAATAACTCAGGCACTGGCAATATTTGGCCATATTGATGTTCTGATACACAATGGCGGTATAAGCAACAGGGGTGACATACTAAGTACAAATGTTGATGTTGCTATTAAGGTGATGGTTGTCAACTATTTTGGGCAGATGGCGCTAACAAAAG CTGTGTTGCCATCTATGATTGATCGACGTAGTGGTCATATTGTTACTATAAGCAGTGTCCAAGGCAGAATTGCAATACCATACAG atCTGCTTATGCTGCCTCGAAACATGCCCTTCAGGCATTCTATGACACATTAAGGGCTGAAATAGCGAAATATAACATTACAGTATCTGTGATAAGTCCTGGTTATATAGCCACAGCTATGTCAATCAATGCTCTTACTGGAAGTGGTGAACAATATGGAG CAATGGATGAGTCAACTGCAAGTGGGTACAAGCCTGAATATGTGGCAGAGAAGATATTGCTTGCAGTGGCAGAAAGTAAGAAGGAGTTGATTATCGCTCCCCTTGCTCCTCGTCTTGCAATACTCATCCGGACAATTGCACCATCACTTTACTTCTGGATTATGAAAAGAAGAGCTGAAAGAGCCGTAAACTAa
- the Pmi gene encoding transmembrane protein 11 homolog, mitochondrial isoform X1, with translation MLNYGIFPDPYHANMAEEGSDRDLDPSKIAVIREVYDSENAYETFELELERALEAGCSIIVVEPSKLGDETARWIAVGNCLHKTAVLSGIGAIAIGLVWTDRPYVCTPLGALSLLCTGLYTISWQFDPCVQYQVERDPRRLSKFPLLGVLASASPVVLVRRDNSRRKILHTSVSLIAAAFCAWRLYDAYK, from the exons ATGTTGAACTATGGTATATTTCCGGATCCGTATCATGCAAATATGGCGGAAGAAGGGTCTGACAG AGATTTGGACCCATCAAAGATTGCCGTCATCCGTGAGGTATATGACAGTGAAAATGCATATGAAACTTTTGAACTGGAATTGGAACGTGCCTTGGAGGCAGGTTGTAGCATTATTGTTGTTGAACCATCAAAGCTAGGAGATGAAACTGCACGCTGGATAGCCGTTGGTAATTGTCTACACAAGACAGCAGTCCTCTCAGGAATAGGTGCCATTGCAATAG GATTGGTATGGACAGATCGCCCTTATGTATGCACTCCACTGGGGGCGTTGTCATTGCTATGCACTGGACTGTATACCATTTCATGGCAATTTGATCCATGTGTTCAATACCAGGTTGAGCGGGATCCAAGGAGGCTATCAAAATTTCCTCTCCTTGGAGTTCTTGCATCAGCATCACCTGTTGTCCTAGTTCGTCGAGATAATTCAAGACGGAAAATTCTTCATACAAGTGTATCTCTGATTGCAGCTGCATTTTGTGCATGGCGACTTTATGATGCCTATAAATGA
- the Pmi gene encoding transmembrane protein 11-A, mitochondrial isoform X2 gives MLNYGIFPDPYHANMAEEGSDRDLDPSKIAVIREVYDSENAYETFELELERALEAGCSIIVVEPSKLGDETARWIAVGNCLHKTAVLSGIGAIAIVKEASSIIHIQKNTVTEYQTHMTYAKQVYKLGSTRQEIKSCRR, from the exons ATGTTGAACTATGGTATATTTCCGGATCCGTATCATGCAAATATGGCGGAAGAAGGGTCTGACAG AGATTTGGACCCATCAAAGATTGCCGTCATCCGTGAGGTATATGACAGTGAAAATGCATATGAAACTTTTGAACTGGAATTGGAACGTGCCTTGGAGGCAGGTTGTAGCATTATTGTTGTTGAACCATCAAAGCTAGGAGATGAAACTGCACGCTGGATAGCCGTTGGTAATTGTCTACACAAGACAGCAGTCCTCTCAGGAATAGGTGCCATTGCAATAG tgAAAGAGGCCAGCTCTATAATACACATTCAAAAGAATACAGTGACAGAATATCAAACACATATGACATATGCGAAACAAGTGTACAAACTGGGGTCAACTAGACAAGAAATAAAGAGTTGCAGAAG GTAA